One region of Cheilinus undulatus linkage group 4, ASM1832078v1, whole genome shotgun sequence genomic DNA includes:
- the pecam1b gene encoding platelet endothelial cell adhesion molecule isoform X6, with translation MGLLLLLTSLLLSSYFPAERVVNAQRLFTIQDITLSIEPSTDVPRDTNVTLRCQAVISSTGEEALSREYTIFKDGNIILTKTKSSSEDLLHPLPQARVSNSGKYKCRVSIDGKQRLSGSKKLTVTGLSRPVLQLNNYAVSEGEEITAKCTAPGETGSIFFYFFEDSKEILERQTNSNQVEAKLRLSNVGIHKIHCEYTVLVTPASFNSEASDSATVSVKELSILPILEIFPLNKIYEGDQLTIKCSIADLRYNTGNIPLYLSQGTKLLKMGNSQVNHSMIAMAKDPREFECRLEMGNVVKVANKTISMTELFSVPTLIMSPAEVFQREYMILTCRSENYASERLSKEELTYSLDPPESPLTPRGIGVFYGRALLYDYNYTCVAQAKGIKKNSKTLTVRPKVAVSTPKISVRGRAVLHRPFKILCQSDFGSLPINYTLMKDYTNISTFSVKLPGEEAIFPVTISHPAEISKFMCEAKNSPKGAPLSKRLNASVVVPLTHPTLTVIPNKAEISEGDHLYLICGVEGTPPVTFTWYRVGDELPLNSTISNKNHTNYQVPLLTKDHGGSYYCEAFNYANSVRSDPVIIEVRMALWKKVVIGGVCLLVVSVLVVVVVLVLCFRSKRVKVDKAAVSVWSKRPPESGRPVQHPDSSTVKPGCCDGCSVWH, from the exons ATGGGTCTCCTGCTCCTACTCACCTCCTTGCTCCTGTCCAGCT ACTTCCCTGCTGAGAGAGTGGTGAACGCACAGCGAT TATTTACAATACAAGACATCACCCTGTCTATCGAGCCCAGCACTGATGTGCCCAGGGATACTAATGTGACTCTGAGGTGTCAGGCAGTCATCAGCAGCACGGGGGAGGAAGCTCTGAGTCGCGAGTACACCATTTTCAAAGACGGAAACATAATCCTCACCAAAACCAAGAGCAGCTCCGAAGATCTCCTTCACCCACTGCCACAAGCCAGAGTGTCCAACAGTGGCAAATACAAGTGCAGGGTCAGCATTGACGGCAAACAGCGCCTCAGTGGCTCCAAGAAACTCACCGTCACAG GCCTGTCGAGACCTGTGCTCCAACTGAACAACTATGCAGTCAGTGAAGGGGAAGAGATAACAGCCAAGTGTACAGCTCCTGGTGAGACAGGATccattttcttttacttctttGAAGACTCTAAAGAGATTCTGGAGAGACAGACCAACTCCAATCAGGTAGAGGCCAAGCTTCGCCTCAGCAATGTTGGCATCCACAAAATTCACTGTGAGTACACCGTCCTCGTAACGCCGGCATCTTTCAATTCTGAGGCAAGCGACAGCGCCACAGTTTCAGTCAAAG AACTTTCCATCTTACCAATTTTGGAGATTTTCCCTCTGAACAAAATCTACGAAGGAGACCAACTCACAATCAAATGTTCAATCGCAGACTTACGGTATAATACTGGAAACATTCCTCTGTACCTGAGCCAGGGGACCAAGCTGCTCAAAATGGGAAACTCCCAGGTCAATCACAGCATGATTGCAATGGCAAAAGATCCCAGGGAGTTTGAGTGTAGATTAGAGATGGGAAATGTGGTAAAAGTGGCCAACAAGACCATTTCAATGACTG AGCTGTTTTCGGTGCCCACTCTCATCATGTCTCCTGCTGAAGTCTTTCAAAGGGAATATATGATTCTGACCTGCCGGAGTGAGAACTATGCTTCAGAACGACTCAGCAAAGAAGAGTTGACTTATTCTCTTGATCCACCTGAAAGCCCCCTGACCCCAAGGGGTATTGGAGTGTTTTATGGCAGGGCCCTTCTGTACGACTACAACTACACCTGTGTGGCTCAAGCAAAGGGCATcaagaaaaacagtaaaacccTGACTGTACGTCCCAAAG TTGCTGTCTCCACTCCAAAGATCTCTGTGCGCGGTCGGGCAGTCCTACATCGACCCTTCAAAATCCTCTGTCAGTCAGATTTTGGCAGCCTACCCATAAACTACACCCTGATGAAGGATTACACCAATATAAGCACATTCAGTGTCAAGCTGCCCGGTGAAGAAGCTATCTTCCCTGTCACCATCAGCCACCCTGCAGAAATAAGCAAGTTCATGTGTGAGGCAAAGAACAGTCCAAAGGGAGCCCCCCTCAGTAAAAGACTCAACGCTTCAGTCGTAG TGCCTCTGACACACCCAACTTTGACCGTCATCCCCAATAAAGCAGAAATCTCTGAAGGAGATCATCTGTACCTCATTTGTGGAGTAGAAGGCACACCGCCGGTCACCTTTACGTGGTATCGAGTTGGCGATGAACTGCCGCTGAACTCCACAATCTCCAACAAGAACCACACCAACTACCAGGTCCCCTTGCTGACCAAAGATCATGGTGGCAGTTACTACTGTGAGGCTTTCAACTATGCCAACAGTGTTCGCAGTGACCCGGTCATCATAGAGG TGCGTATGGCGTTGTGGAAGAAAGTCGTGATCGGGGGTGTCTGTCTGCTGGTGGTGTCggtgctggtggtggtggtggtgttggtgCTGTGCTTCAGATCCAAGAGAG
- the pecam1b gene encoding platelet endothelial cell adhesion molecule isoform X7 encodes MGLLLLLTSLLLSSYFPAERVVNAQRLFTIQDITLSIEPSTDVPRDTNVTLRCQAVISSTGEEALSREYTIFKDGNIILTKTKSSSEDLLHPLPQARVSNSGKYKCRVSIDGKQRLSGSKKLTVTGLSRPVLQLNNYAVSEGEEITAKCTAPGETGSIFFYFFEDSKEILERQTNSNQVEAKLRLSNVGIHKIHCEYTVLVTPASFNSEASDSATVSVKELSILPILEIFPLNKIYEGDQLTIKCSIADLRYNTGNIPLYLSQGTKLLKMGNSQVNHSMIAMAKDPREFECRLEMGNVVKVANKTISMTELFSVPTLIMSPAEVFQREYMILTCRSENYASERLSKEELTYSLDPPESPLTPRGIGVFYGRALLYDYNYTCVAQAKGIKKNSKTLTVRPKVAVSTPKISVRGRAVLHRPFKILCQSDFGSLPINYTLMKDYTNISTFSVKLPGEEAIFPVTISHPAEISKFMCEAKNSPKGAPLSKRLNASVVVPLTHPTLTVIPNKAEISEGDHLYLICGVEGTPPVTFTWYRVGDELPLNSTISNKNHTNYQVPLLTKDHGGSYYCEAFNYANSVRSDPVIIEVRMALWKKVVIGGVCLLVVSVLVVVVVLVLCFRSKRDAAPLYNGTEGRVANGARDSAASLPADISNRSSYSTPATV; translated from the exons ATGGGTCTCCTGCTCCTACTCACCTCCTTGCTCCTGTCCAGCT ACTTCCCTGCTGAGAGAGTGGTGAACGCACAGCGAT TATTTACAATACAAGACATCACCCTGTCTATCGAGCCCAGCACTGATGTGCCCAGGGATACTAATGTGACTCTGAGGTGTCAGGCAGTCATCAGCAGCACGGGGGAGGAAGCTCTGAGTCGCGAGTACACCATTTTCAAAGACGGAAACATAATCCTCACCAAAACCAAGAGCAGCTCCGAAGATCTCCTTCACCCACTGCCACAAGCCAGAGTGTCCAACAGTGGCAAATACAAGTGCAGGGTCAGCATTGACGGCAAACAGCGCCTCAGTGGCTCCAAGAAACTCACCGTCACAG GCCTGTCGAGACCTGTGCTCCAACTGAACAACTATGCAGTCAGTGAAGGGGAAGAGATAACAGCCAAGTGTACAGCTCCTGGTGAGACAGGATccattttcttttacttctttGAAGACTCTAAAGAGATTCTGGAGAGACAGACCAACTCCAATCAGGTAGAGGCCAAGCTTCGCCTCAGCAATGTTGGCATCCACAAAATTCACTGTGAGTACACCGTCCTCGTAACGCCGGCATCTTTCAATTCTGAGGCAAGCGACAGCGCCACAGTTTCAGTCAAAG AACTTTCCATCTTACCAATTTTGGAGATTTTCCCTCTGAACAAAATCTACGAAGGAGACCAACTCACAATCAAATGTTCAATCGCAGACTTACGGTATAATACTGGAAACATTCCTCTGTACCTGAGCCAGGGGACCAAGCTGCTCAAAATGGGAAACTCCCAGGTCAATCACAGCATGATTGCAATGGCAAAAGATCCCAGGGAGTTTGAGTGTAGATTAGAGATGGGAAATGTGGTAAAAGTGGCCAACAAGACCATTTCAATGACTG AGCTGTTTTCGGTGCCCACTCTCATCATGTCTCCTGCTGAAGTCTTTCAAAGGGAATATATGATTCTGACCTGCCGGAGTGAGAACTATGCTTCAGAACGACTCAGCAAAGAAGAGTTGACTTATTCTCTTGATCCACCTGAAAGCCCCCTGACCCCAAGGGGTATTGGAGTGTTTTATGGCAGGGCCCTTCTGTACGACTACAACTACACCTGTGTGGCTCAAGCAAAGGGCATcaagaaaaacagtaaaacccTGACTGTACGTCCCAAAG TTGCTGTCTCCACTCCAAAGATCTCTGTGCGCGGTCGGGCAGTCCTACATCGACCCTTCAAAATCCTCTGTCAGTCAGATTTTGGCAGCCTACCCATAAACTACACCCTGATGAAGGATTACACCAATATAAGCACATTCAGTGTCAAGCTGCCCGGTGAAGAAGCTATCTTCCCTGTCACCATCAGCCACCCTGCAGAAATAAGCAAGTTCATGTGTGAGGCAAAGAACAGTCCAAAGGGAGCCCCCCTCAGTAAAAGACTCAACGCTTCAGTCGTAG TGCCTCTGACACACCCAACTTTGACCGTCATCCCCAATAAAGCAGAAATCTCTGAAGGAGATCATCTGTACCTCATTTGTGGAGTAGAAGGCACACCGCCGGTCACCTTTACGTGGTATCGAGTTGGCGATGAACTGCCGCTGAACTCCACAATCTCCAACAAGAACCACACCAACTACCAGGTCCCCTTGCTGACCAAAGATCATGGTGGCAGTTACTACTGTGAGGCTTTCAACTATGCCAACAGTGTTCGCAGTGACCCGGTCATCATAGAGG TGCGTATGGCGTTGTGGAAGAAAGTCGTGATCGGGGGTGTCTGTCTGCTGGTGGTGTCggtgctggtggtggtggtggtgttggtgCTGTGCTTCAGATCCAAGAGAG
- the pecam1b gene encoding platelet endothelial cell adhesion molecule isoform X8, producing MGLLLLLTSLLLSSYFPAERVVNAQRLFTIQDITLSIEPSTDVPRDTNVTLRCQAVISSTGEEALSREYTIFKDGNIILTKTKSSSEDLLHPLPQARVSNSGKYKCRVSIDGKQRLSGSKKLTVTGLSRPVLQLNNYAVSEGEEITAKCTAPGETGSIFFYFFEDSKEILERQTNSNQVEAKLRLSNVGIHKIHCEYTVLVTPASFNSEASDSATVSVKELSILPILEIFPLNKIYEGDQLTIKCSIADLRYNTGNIPLYLSQGTKLLKMGNSQVNHSMIAMAKDPREFECRLEMGNVVKVANKTISMTELFSVPTLIMSPAEVFQREYMILTCRSENYASERLSKEELTYSLDPPESPLTPRGIGVFYGRALLYDYNYTCVAQAKGIKKNSKTLTVRPKVAVSTPKISVRGRAVLHRPFKILCQSDFGSLPINYTLMKDYTNISTFSVKLPGEEAIFPVTISHPAEISKFMCEAKNSPKGAPLSKRLNASVVVPLTHPTLTVIPNKAEISEGDHLYLICGVEGTPPVTFTWYRVGDELPLNSTISNKNHTNYQVPLLTKDHGGSYYCEAFNYANSVRSDPVIIEVRMALWKKVVIGGVCLLVVSVLVVVVVLVLCFRSKRGKREAASELSVLRSLNQMTL from the exons ATGGGTCTCCTGCTCCTACTCACCTCCTTGCTCCTGTCCAGCT ACTTCCCTGCTGAGAGAGTGGTGAACGCACAGCGAT TATTTACAATACAAGACATCACCCTGTCTATCGAGCCCAGCACTGATGTGCCCAGGGATACTAATGTGACTCTGAGGTGTCAGGCAGTCATCAGCAGCACGGGGGAGGAAGCTCTGAGTCGCGAGTACACCATTTTCAAAGACGGAAACATAATCCTCACCAAAACCAAGAGCAGCTCCGAAGATCTCCTTCACCCACTGCCACAAGCCAGAGTGTCCAACAGTGGCAAATACAAGTGCAGGGTCAGCATTGACGGCAAACAGCGCCTCAGTGGCTCCAAGAAACTCACCGTCACAG GCCTGTCGAGACCTGTGCTCCAACTGAACAACTATGCAGTCAGTGAAGGGGAAGAGATAACAGCCAAGTGTACAGCTCCTGGTGAGACAGGATccattttcttttacttctttGAAGACTCTAAAGAGATTCTGGAGAGACAGACCAACTCCAATCAGGTAGAGGCCAAGCTTCGCCTCAGCAATGTTGGCATCCACAAAATTCACTGTGAGTACACCGTCCTCGTAACGCCGGCATCTTTCAATTCTGAGGCAAGCGACAGCGCCACAGTTTCAGTCAAAG AACTTTCCATCTTACCAATTTTGGAGATTTTCCCTCTGAACAAAATCTACGAAGGAGACCAACTCACAATCAAATGTTCAATCGCAGACTTACGGTATAATACTGGAAACATTCCTCTGTACCTGAGCCAGGGGACCAAGCTGCTCAAAATGGGAAACTCCCAGGTCAATCACAGCATGATTGCAATGGCAAAAGATCCCAGGGAGTTTGAGTGTAGATTAGAGATGGGAAATGTGGTAAAAGTGGCCAACAAGACCATTTCAATGACTG AGCTGTTTTCGGTGCCCACTCTCATCATGTCTCCTGCTGAAGTCTTTCAAAGGGAATATATGATTCTGACCTGCCGGAGTGAGAACTATGCTTCAGAACGACTCAGCAAAGAAGAGTTGACTTATTCTCTTGATCCACCTGAAAGCCCCCTGACCCCAAGGGGTATTGGAGTGTTTTATGGCAGGGCCCTTCTGTACGACTACAACTACACCTGTGTGGCTCAAGCAAAGGGCATcaagaaaaacagtaaaacccTGACTGTACGTCCCAAAG TTGCTGTCTCCACTCCAAAGATCTCTGTGCGCGGTCGGGCAGTCCTACATCGACCCTTCAAAATCCTCTGTCAGTCAGATTTTGGCAGCCTACCCATAAACTACACCCTGATGAAGGATTACACCAATATAAGCACATTCAGTGTCAAGCTGCCCGGTGAAGAAGCTATCTTCCCTGTCACCATCAGCCACCCTGCAGAAATAAGCAAGTTCATGTGTGAGGCAAAGAACAGTCCAAAGGGAGCCCCCCTCAGTAAAAGACTCAACGCTTCAGTCGTAG TGCCTCTGACACACCCAACTTTGACCGTCATCCCCAATAAAGCAGAAATCTCTGAAGGAGATCATCTGTACCTCATTTGTGGAGTAGAAGGCACACCGCCGGTCACCTTTACGTGGTATCGAGTTGGCGATGAACTGCCGCTGAACTCCACAATCTCCAACAAGAACCACACCAACTACCAGGTCCCCTTGCTGACCAAAGATCATGGTGGCAGTTACTACTGTGAGGCTTTCAACTATGCCAACAGTGTTCGCAGTGACCCGGTCATCATAGAGG TGCGTATGGCGTTGTGGAAGAAAGTCGTGATCGGGGGTGTCTGTCTGCTGGTGGTGTCggtgctggtggtggtggtggtgttggtgCTGTGCTTCAGATCCAAGAGAG
- the pecam1b gene encoding platelet endothelial cell adhesion molecule isoform X9, whose protein sequence is MGLLLLLTSLLLSSYFPAERVVNAQRLFTIQDITLSIEPSTDVPRDTNVTLRCQAVISSTGEEALSREYTIFKDGNIILTKTKSSSEDLLHPLPQARVSNSGKYKCRVSIDGKQRLSGSKKLTVTGLSRPVLQLNNYAVSEGEEITAKCTAPGETGSIFFYFFEDSKEILERQTNSNQVEAKLRLSNVGIHKIHCEYTVLVTPASFNSEASDSATVSVKELSILPILEIFPLNKIYEGDQLTIKCSIADLRYNTGNIPLYLSQGTKLLKMGNSQVNHSMIAMAKDPREFECRLEMGNVVKVANKTISMTELFSVPTLIMSPAEVFQREYMILTCRSENYASERLSKEELTYSLDPPESPLTPRGIGVFYGRALLYDYNYTCVAQAKGIKKNSKTLTVRPKVAVSTPKISVRGRAVLHRPFKILCQSDFGSLPINYTLMKDYTNISTFSVKLPGEEAIFPVTISHPAEISKFMCEAKNSPKGAPLSKRLNASVVVPLTHPTLTVIPNKAEISEGDHLYLICGVEGTPPVTFTWYRVGDELPLNSTISNKNHTNYQVPLLTKDHGGSYYCEAFNYANSVRSDPVIIEVRMALWKKVVIGGVCLLVVSVLVVVVVLVLCFRSKRGKREAASELSVRSATL, encoded by the exons ATGGGTCTCCTGCTCCTACTCACCTCCTTGCTCCTGTCCAGCT ACTTCCCTGCTGAGAGAGTGGTGAACGCACAGCGAT TATTTACAATACAAGACATCACCCTGTCTATCGAGCCCAGCACTGATGTGCCCAGGGATACTAATGTGACTCTGAGGTGTCAGGCAGTCATCAGCAGCACGGGGGAGGAAGCTCTGAGTCGCGAGTACACCATTTTCAAAGACGGAAACATAATCCTCACCAAAACCAAGAGCAGCTCCGAAGATCTCCTTCACCCACTGCCACAAGCCAGAGTGTCCAACAGTGGCAAATACAAGTGCAGGGTCAGCATTGACGGCAAACAGCGCCTCAGTGGCTCCAAGAAACTCACCGTCACAG GCCTGTCGAGACCTGTGCTCCAACTGAACAACTATGCAGTCAGTGAAGGGGAAGAGATAACAGCCAAGTGTACAGCTCCTGGTGAGACAGGATccattttcttttacttctttGAAGACTCTAAAGAGATTCTGGAGAGACAGACCAACTCCAATCAGGTAGAGGCCAAGCTTCGCCTCAGCAATGTTGGCATCCACAAAATTCACTGTGAGTACACCGTCCTCGTAACGCCGGCATCTTTCAATTCTGAGGCAAGCGACAGCGCCACAGTTTCAGTCAAAG AACTTTCCATCTTACCAATTTTGGAGATTTTCCCTCTGAACAAAATCTACGAAGGAGACCAACTCACAATCAAATGTTCAATCGCAGACTTACGGTATAATACTGGAAACATTCCTCTGTACCTGAGCCAGGGGACCAAGCTGCTCAAAATGGGAAACTCCCAGGTCAATCACAGCATGATTGCAATGGCAAAAGATCCCAGGGAGTTTGAGTGTAGATTAGAGATGGGAAATGTGGTAAAAGTGGCCAACAAGACCATTTCAATGACTG AGCTGTTTTCGGTGCCCACTCTCATCATGTCTCCTGCTGAAGTCTTTCAAAGGGAATATATGATTCTGACCTGCCGGAGTGAGAACTATGCTTCAGAACGACTCAGCAAAGAAGAGTTGACTTATTCTCTTGATCCACCTGAAAGCCCCCTGACCCCAAGGGGTATTGGAGTGTTTTATGGCAGGGCCCTTCTGTACGACTACAACTACACCTGTGTGGCTCAAGCAAAGGGCATcaagaaaaacagtaaaacccTGACTGTACGTCCCAAAG TTGCTGTCTCCACTCCAAAGATCTCTGTGCGCGGTCGGGCAGTCCTACATCGACCCTTCAAAATCCTCTGTCAGTCAGATTTTGGCAGCCTACCCATAAACTACACCCTGATGAAGGATTACACCAATATAAGCACATTCAGTGTCAAGCTGCCCGGTGAAGAAGCTATCTTCCCTGTCACCATCAGCCACCCTGCAGAAATAAGCAAGTTCATGTGTGAGGCAAAGAACAGTCCAAAGGGAGCCCCCCTCAGTAAAAGACTCAACGCTTCAGTCGTAG TGCCTCTGACACACCCAACTTTGACCGTCATCCCCAATAAAGCAGAAATCTCTGAAGGAGATCATCTGTACCTCATTTGTGGAGTAGAAGGCACACCGCCGGTCACCTTTACGTGGTATCGAGTTGGCGATGAACTGCCGCTGAACTCCACAATCTCCAACAAGAACCACACCAACTACCAGGTCCCCTTGCTGACCAAAGATCATGGTGGCAGTTACTACTGTGAGGCTTTCAACTATGCCAACAGTGTTCGCAGTGACCCGGTCATCATAGAGG TGCGTATGGCGTTGTGGAAGAAAGTCGTGATCGGGGGTGTCTGTCTGCTGGTGGTGTCggtgctggtggtggtggtggtgttggtgCTGTGCTTCAGATCCAAGAGAG